DNA sequence from the Lycium barbarum isolate Lr01 chromosome 5, ASM1917538v2, whole genome shotgun sequence genome:
CCTAATtaactttcttcttcatttcctttgGCATAAAATATATAGTTGTCAATATATATAGGAAAAAGAAACATAACTTGATACCTTTTTGTCCAATGGATCAATGCTAATGGCCAATAATTTGAAAAAACAGCTAGTTGATTATTTCACTAGCACGAAGGATATGTCTGGCACTAAACCAAACGTTTCGGAGCCAAGATACAGTTATCCTAACTGTACCTCCATCTGACTGGAACTGGTGCACacttttttgataaggtaataaTTTTATTAACAAGGTTGGGCATGAAAAACTCTAATACAAGAGGTATACCCAAAAAATAGGAAACTATAAAGTGAAAACTATATGTGTCTGGGAGACCAAATGAAGCCGAGAAAGTTAAGAGGTTTAAAGCATTACCTCTCAAAGATACCTACTTTCAAAATTACATCAGCTATATTTGAATTAGCCTTGCCCACAAGTTGAAacaatttcttcctcttcattGTGAAAGTGCCAGTTTTCTCCATTTCACGATTTATTCCAGCAAACTCTTCAACCATACCATCAACCTGCAAGCAGGATGGTATCCAATTTCACTGAAGTTAGATTTACCAGCCAATATCTTTTTTTACTTATCATTACAATTTTGTGCTTTCTGTTTTATTGAAGCACGCTTGTCAGCTGGTTCGAGCATAAACAATTTCTGGAATATCTACCTGTGAGACAAAGTAATCAAGGGCAATACTTTGGCCAAGCACACTGCTAATTATACGAATACTATCTGTGTCCAAATTTTTTAGAACTATGTGATCTGCACCTCCCTGCATATCCTCAACCAGCAATGGCTTCTCTTTTACAGCATAATCTGATACAAAATGAAGAGGCCTTCATAATTAGATAAATATTGTCGTCGGTAGAAAGAATGTTCAAAAGAGCAGATTACAAGTGCGCAGTAAAGATGCAGCATTTGGCATGTATATCTGTATTAAGTGAAAGTAAATGACCAGACAATATTTAAACAGCATCTTGGCTTAGGCACTGCTCGAAATACCACAAAGAAATCATTTGGCTTTCATTCTCTTCAGTCCAAGCTAGCTCCCAGTATCACATAATTGACTTTAATTAGCTGGCCAAAATTGTTTGTTGCTAAACCAACCGTGTTTATTTTACACAGAGAACGAATTAAGTTCTTCCACATGCTTAATTAGTCAACTCAAACTTATTTTGCACTTTTCCCCCACTTTTTcctctatatgtatatgtatttgatTTGGAAAGGAGCATCCCTTATATATACTTTTATGTGTATCTTCAATGttacattttcaaaaaaaaaaaaaacttttatgtGTATACCTCTATATTATGATAGTTCATCAAAAATGATATCTACTTCTCTCCGATAACAATTGCAGGACAGAAAACAAAATGATGCCATTTCACAGAAAAAAACTAACCATCTTTTTTCATCTCACGAAGCAACCCAGATGAATATCTTCTCACAATTTGCAAGTAGTACTCAGATTCATCGTCCTCCACATTGAACAGGATAACTGCACCATACTGGAATACAACCATACAACTGCAAACATTTGTATTTTCTCCAAATCTAAGGGCCTGCAAATTAAAGGTCACACTATGATAAAAGGCCCAATGCATTGATAGTCCACTCAGGCACAAGAGTTTCATATATGATTAAATAAATGGTGCCATCATGCTAATGCCACATTAGACACACCTCCAAAGAACAGAAAAAAAGCTAGAAAACATATAATCCTCTGTCATTAATTATGTGCATAGAAATGGCTACAAGAGAGAACTTAAACAAGTATTGTGCCAAAGACTACTGATGGTTTAAACATAACAAAGATAGCAAACTGTTATACTTTTTctaaaaagggaaaataaacactGCAAACTGTTCAGTAGAAGTTAAAAAGACACTAAGCTCAACCGACTAACCAAAAGCATAAAATGGGTTAACAAAGACTAAATAGGCAAATCATTAGTCTTCAATTTTATCAATTCAAATGAATGAACAAAAGATCAACCAAAATGGATATGAATGTCGACTCTGAAATCTCAGTGCAATTTAAGGGTAGTGAATCGTTGTTATTGGTTTGTTATTGTGTGAAAACATAACCCATATTTATCGccaaggaaacattttcggaagGTATAAATTAGCTGAAAGAAAAAACTTGTCATTAAATATGAATGTAATCTTTGGTTGTATTTGAAGTTTAAAGAATTCCAACTGTTTCTCGGTATGCACTTAGACTGAATGGTTCTCCTCTTAATAATCATTTAGTGACATTAGTATGACGTATGGAATTTGCTTCTCAAATTCAAGACTACACAGATCTTTTCTCCAATACGAGTTGGAAGCGAATGAGAGATTCATGAATAGGATTAATCTACTCTACTATCATGTTAATCAAAATGACAACGCTATTTATCATCCATAAAAGCAATAGGACCCTACCAAAATACCTGATGATAGTAATATTATTATTTCTTGAGACAACACATGTGCACGTATAATATATAGAGACATGGATTCATTACTTCTGGCCATAACAACAAAATTGCATGGTGTATAGAAGTTCTTCTTACAGTATTTGTTGGTAGAAGATTGAAAAATCTAAGGGCAATATGGTTGGGTGAACGGGAGGATGACG
Encoded proteins:
- the LOC132642004 gene encoding protein RETARDED ROOT GROWTH, mitochondrial isoform X2; this translates as MQAENTSDVLPSSSRSPNHIALRFFNLLPTNTALRFGENTNVCSCMVVFQYGAVILFNVEDDESEYYLQIVRRYSSGLLREMKKDDYAVKEKPLLVEDMQGGADHIVLKNLDTDSIRIISSVLGQSIALDYFVSQVDGMVEEFAGINREMEKTGTFTMKRKKLFQLVGKANSNIADVILKVGIFERSEIAWRDAKYAQILEYLREEYEVSQRFGNLNFKLKFVEHNIHFLQEVLQNRKSDLLEWCIIVLLAVENVVCLYEILRESGAM